Proteins encoded together in one Nitrospirota bacterium window:
- a CDS encoding HAMP domain-containing protein has protein sequence MQKRILFFILVSLAVIQVSLGVISHLIANNIIHSFMQSRLMLTTILGKDVEYVLERNLTRLQDISLSGSVDLDDGDWAPERRALRRAYEYSIFTDGVFLLDLQGNIVLSYPHRFASGTNLLSIPYVNRAMAEQRPLISDVYTLQTTGKKVIFGLVPLKDHSGSLIGLAGGEINPASYMFTRIIGSTPSTEGTCIELIDSHGMIISSNDPTRILTGVDHNLYLRNLIEKGASTVTRCHRCHEGAQGQSEGRTEDVLAFASLGLAPWGISVREPQSVVYANLSRLHRILGILSVVYLFTGVLLAVGLSRSIVRPVQALTGAARRIGRGNLDEPVEVRSDDEIGALAGSVERMRLRLKDSLDRLRQHSDELERRVEERTRELMKRRKQLASLLRQSMVTQEEERKRIARELHDETSQTVTALGMSLEMALLSLEEGKLTPDMLRHQITRVEQLLDGIKRVIKDLRPPVLDDLGLESAIRWMLDRSLGTKGIPYTLRSSGDFAESGAFDMDERSQLMVFRIVQEAIINIDRHAGATRVEVDLFREDADLVINVEDDGVGFDEELVYRSGGSEGYGLLGMKERVLLLGGRMCLRSRYLEGGRGTRIRVNIPLEFLRGGNGQTDPDSHR, from the coding sequence ATGCAGAAGAGGATACTTTTTTTCATCCTTGTCAGCTTGGCCGTCATACAGGTGAGCCTCGGGGTCATAAGCCACCTCATAGCGAACAATATCATCCACTCCTTCATGCAAAGCCGCCTCATGCTGACCACCATCCTGGGCAAGGACGTGGAGTACGTCCTGGAGCGCAACCTCACGAGGCTTCAGGACATTTCCCTGAGCGGGAGCGTCGACCTGGACGACGGCGACTGGGCGCCCGAGAGAAGGGCCCTCAGGCGCGCCTACGAGTACTCCATCTTCACCGACGGCGTGTTCCTCCTGGACCTGCAGGGAAACATCGTCCTGTCCTACCCCCACAGGTTCGCTTCCGGCACCAACCTTCTGAGCATCCCGTACGTCAACAGGGCCATGGCGGAGCAGAGGCCGCTCATATCCGACGTCTACACCCTCCAGACCACGGGCAAGAAGGTCATTTTCGGCCTGGTCCCCCTCAAGGACCACTCCGGCAGTCTCATCGGGCTGGCCGGCGGGGAGATAAACCCCGCAAGCTACATGTTTACCCGTATCATCGGCTCCACGCCCTCCACCGAGGGCACCTGCATCGAGCTCATAGACAGCCACGGCATGATCATCTCGAGCAACGACCCCACGCGCATACTGACCGGCGTGGACCATAACCTCTACCTGAGAAACCTCATCGAGAAAGGCGCCTCCACGGTGACCCGCTGCCACCGCTGCCACGAGGGAGCCCAGGGCCAAAGCGAGGGGCGCACCGAGGACGTCCTTGCCTTCGCCTCGCTGGGGCTGGCCCCCTGGGGCATATCGGTCAGGGAGCCCCAGTCGGTGGTCTACGCCAACCTGAGCAGGCTTCACAGGATACTGGGAATCCTGAGCGTGGTCTATCTGTTTACGGGCGTGCTCCTGGCGGTGGGCCTGAGCCGGAGCATCGTGCGGCCGGTCCAGGCGCTGACCGGGGCGGCCCGCAGGATAGGACGGGGCAACCTGGATGAGCCGGTTGAGGTGAGAAGCGATGACGAGATAGGCGCCCTGGCCGGCAGCGTGGAGCGCATGCGGCTCCGGCTGAAGGACTCCCTGGACAGGCTCCGGCAACACAGCGACGAGCTGGAAAGGCGCGTGGAGGAGCGCACCCGGGAGCTCATGAAGAGGAGGAAGCAGCTCGCCAGCCTCCTCAGGCAGTCCATGGTGACACAGGAGGAGGAGAGGAAGCGCATCGCCCGGGAGCTGCACGACGAGACCAGCCAGACGGTCACCGCCCTGGGGATGTCTCTGGAGATGGCCCTGCTGTCCCTGGAGGAAGGCAAGCTCACCCCGGATATGCTCCGCCACCAGATTACCCGGGTGGAGCAGCTCCTGGACGGCATCAAGCGCGTGATAAAGGACCTGAGGCCGCCGGTGCTGGACGACCTGGGGCTTGAGTCCGCCATCCGCTGGATGCTGGACAGGAGCCTCGGGACAAAGGGCATTCCCTATACCTTGCGCTCCTCCGGCGACTTTGCCGAAAGCGGGGCCTTCGACATGGACGAGAGGAGCCAGCTCATGGTCTTCCGCATCGTGCAGGAGGCCATCATCAACATAGACAGGCACGCCGGGGCCACCCGGGTGGAGGTCGACCTTTTCAGGGAGGACGCCGACCTGGTCATCAACGTCGAGGACGACGGGGTGGGCTTTGACGAGGAGCTCGTCTACAGGTCCGGCGGTTCGGAGGGCTACGGCCTTCTGGGCATGAAGGAGCGGGTGCTGCTTCTGGGAGGCAGGATGTGCCTGCGCTCCCGGTACCTCGAGGGAGGGCGGGGCACGCGCATACGGGTGAACATTCCGCTGGAGTTTCTGCGGGGAGGCAATGGACAGACGGACCCGGATAGTCATCGTTGA
- a CDS encoding cytochrome b/b6 domain-containing protein, translating to MQTRGDKVRRFSPYRVGEHWVHMVAIIVLVVTGLAQRFYYVEASRWVVESLGGIDYVRLIHRYVGASYAALMAVHVLAAALGLSLFRWEPTMLISRKDFRDAVQNIKYYVGAEDRPARCGRYTYQQKLEYWGIVTMAVVMIATGFVLWFPIQATHYLPGEGIPVAKALHSNAAMLIFILVAVWHGYNSIFSPDVFPLDKSIFTGYISRERMRREHPLELDALQGREEDVPAGEGEGFV from the coding sequence ATGCAGACCAGGGGAGACAAGGTGCGGAGGTTCAGCCCCTACCGGGTGGGCGAGCACTGGGTGCACATGGTGGCCATCATCGTGCTCGTGGTGACAGGGCTTGCGCAGAGGTTTTACTACGTGGAGGCCTCGCGGTGGGTCGTCGAATCCCTGGGAGGCATAGATTACGTGAGGCTCATCCACAGGTACGTGGGGGCCTCCTACGCCGCCCTGATGGCGGTGCATGTGCTGGCGGCAGCCCTGGGGCTTTCGCTCTTCAGGTGGGAGCCCACCATGCTCATCAGCAGGAAGGACTTCCGCGACGCGGTGCAGAACATAAAATATTATGTGGGCGCCGAGGACAGGCCCGCCCGCTGCGGGCGCTACACCTACCAGCAGAAGCTGGAGTACTGGGGTATCGTCACCATGGCGGTGGTCATGATAGCGACGGGATTTGTGCTCTGGTTCCCCATCCAGGCAACCCACTATCTGCCCGGAGAGGGCATACCCGTGGCCAAGGCCCTGCACAGCAACGCGGCCATGCTCATTTTCATCCTCGTTGCGGTCTGGCACGGATACAACTCCATTTTCAGCCCCGACGTCTTCCCCCTGGACAAGAGCATCTTTACGGGCTACATTTCAAGGGAGCGCATGCGGCGGGAGCATCCCCTGGAGCTCGACGCCCTTCAAGGGCGGGAGGAGGACGTCCCGGCCGGGGAAGGGGAGGGGTTCGTATAA
- a CDS encoding cytochrome c3 family protein: protein MGPFAWIGFFLFLEGALLGFLAPEARAADLSREVTGCLQCHGKRGIVMTFGDGGRREAHVSAEDFRKSVHRELGCSGCHEGFGPGVHPRRSFRSERLFRTRTLRVCRRCHPAEELRKSPAHALLIAREKEAGEPVLCSDCHGAHGITVVAQGRKFESEEQYCMGCHDKDMSLAVGAQTVSLEVSLEDIHGSVHGNLSCSDCHFGFSAESHPERSFTSGRDFTIANSETCRRCHFDKYAKTLKSIHYVTLCEGKLGSPVCVDCHGSHAVRHAARDRVSSAWKCRGCHPKTFKTYARSVHGAALFNEQNTDVPVCMDCHQIHSVNKPEHEKVPDMCSNCHADPAVVKKYGLSTEVLKTYLSDFHGVTLSFYREQKGPSRPVAVCTDCHGYHDITSTTGPDANVLKERLVKSCRQCHSGATSDFPDAWLSHYVPSLSHAPGVYLVNLAFKIFLPVLVVGLVLQILLHLWRVVSNR, encoded by the coding sequence ATGGGGCCATTCGCATGGATAGGGTTTTTTCTTTTCTTAGAGGGGGCCCTTCTGGGGTTTCTCGCCCCGGAGGCCCGGGCAGCCGACCTCTCCAGGGAAGTCACGGGCTGCCTCCAGTGCCACGGGAAACGGGGCATAGTCATGACCTTCGGCGACGGCGGGAGGCGCGAGGCCCACGTCAGCGCCGAGGATTTCCGGAAATCGGTGCACCGCGAGCTGGGCTGCAGCGGCTGCCACGAGGGTTTCGGGCCGGGCGTGCACCCTCGCAGGAGCTTCAGGAGCGAGCGGCTCTTCAGGACGCGGACGCTCCGCGTCTGCCGGCGGTGCCATCCCGCAGAAGAGCTGCGGAAGAGTCCCGCCCACGCTCTCCTCATCGCCCGGGAAAAGGAGGCGGGCGAGCCGGTCCTCTGCTCCGACTGCCACGGGGCCCATGGCATCACGGTGGTGGCCCAGGGGAGGAAATTCGAAAGCGAGGAGCAGTACTGCATGGGCTGCCACGACAAGGACATGTCCCTGGCCGTGGGCGCCCAGACGGTCTCCCTCGAGGTGAGCCTTGAGGACATCCACGGCTCCGTGCACGGCAACCTCTCGTGCTCGGACTGCCATTTCGGCTTCTCGGCCGAAAGCCACCCGGAGCGAAGCTTCACCTCCGGGAGGGATTTCACCATAGCGAACTCCGAGACCTGCCGGAGGTGCCACTTCGACAAATACGCGAAGACCCTGAAGAGCATACATTACGTCACTCTCTGCGAAGGGAAGCTGGGGTCCCCGGTGTGCGTGGACTGCCACGGCTCCCACGCGGTGCGGCATGCGGCACGGGACAGGGTGTCCAGCGCCTGGAAATGCCGGGGCTGCCACCCGAAGACCTTTAAGACCTATGCCCGGAGCGTGCACGGCGCGGCGCTTTTCAACGAGCAGAACACCGACGTGCCGGTCTGCATGGACTGCCACCAGATACACAGCGTCAACAAGCCCGAGCACGAGAAGGTCCCCGACATGTGCAGCAACTGCCACGCCGACCCCGCGGTGGTGAAGAAATACGGCCTTTCCACGGAGGTCCTGAAGACCTATCTCTCGGACTTCCACGGGGTCACGCTGTCCTTTTACAGGGAGCAGAAGGGGCCCTCGCGGCCGGTGGCCGTCTGCACCGACTGCCATGGCTACCACGACATAACCAGCACCACGGGGCCGGACGCCAATGTCCTGAAGGAGCGGCTGGTGAAAAGCTGCCGGCAGTGCCACTCCGGAGCGACCAGCGATTTCCCCGATGCCTGGCTCTCGCATTACGTGCCGAGCCTCTCCCATGCGCCCGGGGTCTATCTCGTGAACCTGGCCTTCAAGATATTCCTTCCCGTCCTGGTGGTCGGCCTTGTCTTGCAGATACTGCTTCACCTGTGGCGGGTGGTCTCGAACCGATAA
- the nrfD gene encoding polysulfide reductase NrfD, with the protein MNGEAEYALKKTDFRSWFMGKLLMGMSWPEYMRSLVTPFNVVAGAVLAVGLPVIAVRFLFGLESVTHASYEYPWGLLLGWGLFGGVPLSATGFVMATMYYIFGFKAYKPLVRLGVLTGFMGYLFAVLYLLVDLGRPWRIYYPMVVQFGTASVLFLVAWHVATYLTVQFLEFSTTILEWLRARRVRLWAVRITIAMTIAGIILSTLHQSALGAMFLLAPGKLHPLWYSSYIPQLFLISSVYAALAMVIAVSTLVARYLRGATDETYRGNLDRLTLGLGKGAVAAMYVYFAMKLVAVAHADLWGALLTPYGYWYLLEILGFVLAPALVLTYGVKAASALAVRFGAFWAVMGILVNRLNVSIVAFNWNLPHHIEHIVPPWTEVAIVGALLTLHILIFRWIVNRMPVVREEPEYKEAH; encoded by the coding sequence ATGAACGGTGAGGCCGAATACGCCCTGAAGAAGACTGACTTTCGCTCCTGGTTCATGGGCAAGCTCCTCATGGGGATGTCCTGGCCGGAGTACATGCGCTCCCTGGTGACGCCGTTCAACGTCGTGGCCGGCGCTGTCCTGGCCGTGGGCCTCCCGGTCATCGCCGTGCGGTTCCTCTTCGGCCTGGAGAGCGTGACCCACGCATCGTACGAGTACCCGTGGGGGCTGCTGCTGGGATGGGGCCTCTTCGGAGGGGTGCCCCTCTCGGCCACGGGCTTCGTCATGGCCACCATGTATTACATTTTCGGGTTCAAGGCCTACAAGCCTCTGGTGCGGCTGGGGGTGCTGACGGGGTTCATGGGATACCTGTTCGCCGTCCTGTACCTCCTGGTGGACCTGGGAAGGCCGTGGCGCATCTACTATCCCATGGTGGTGCAGTTCGGCACCGCCTCGGTCCTTTTCCTGGTGGCCTGGCATGTCGCCACCTACCTGACCGTGCAGTTCCTTGAGTTCAGCACCACCATCCTTGAGTGGCTCAGGGCCAGGAGGGTCCGCCTCTGGGCGGTCAGGATTACCATAGCCATGACCATCGCGGGCATCATCCTCTCCACGCTGCACCAGTCGGCTCTGGGGGCGATGTTCCTGCTTGCGCCGGGCAAGCTGCACCCGCTGTGGTACAGCTCCTACATCCCGCAACTGTTCCTGATATCCAGTGTCTACGCCGCCCTCGCGATGGTCATCGCGGTCAGCACCCTGGTGGCCAGGTATCTGAGGGGTGCGACGGACGAGACCTACCGGGGCAACCTGGACAGGCTGACCCTGGGGCTCGGCAAGGGCGCCGTCGCGGCCATGTATGTCTACTTCGCCATGAAGCTGGTGGCCGTGGCCCATGCGGACCTCTGGGGCGCGCTTTTGACGCCGTACGGCTACTGGTATCTCCTGGAGATACTGGGGTTCGTCCTCGCACCGGCCCTGGTGCTGACCTACGGCGTAAAGGCCGCAAGCGCCCTGGCGGTGCGGTTCGGGGCCTTCTGGGCCGTCATGGGCATCCTCGTCAACCGGCTGAATGTCTCCATCGTTGCCTTCAACTGGAACCTGCCCCACCATATCGAGCACATCGTGCCCCCCTGGACGGAGGTCGCCATCGTGGGTGCGCTGCTGACGCTGCACATACTGATATTCCGCTGGATAGTCAACCGGATGCCCGTCGTCCGGGAAGAGCCGGAGTACAAGGAGGCCCACTGA
- a CDS encoding 4Fe-4S dicluster domain-containing protein, whose protein sequence is MKKDKGKGRSRGLSRRAFLGSMALAGGTAVLGHPKKAGGSENFTGYPGSYGMLTDLSLCVGCRSCEKACNEANDLPEPETPFTDSSVFDEERRTTPGVYTVVNRYETPGGKVVYRKIQCNHCMEPACASACPIHAYTKTPEGPVHYNEDLCFGCRYCMIACPFYVPTYDYESALEPKVEKCIMCLGRIRDGLKPACAAACPMGAVTFGRRDDLLKLARQRILRSPDTYVDHIYGEKEAGGLNWLYLSPVPFEQVGFPKDVPMQPPISYAKGFLAAVPSVFVIWPAFFGMLYAAVRHRENHETEKEGAGSEEVRK, encoded by the coding sequence ATGAAGAAAGACAAGGGAAAGGGCCGCTCCCGGGGCCTCAGCAGGCGGGCCTTCCTGGGCTCCATGGCCCTGGCCGGAGGAACGGCCGTTCTGGGACACCCGAAGAAGGCCGGGGGCTCGGAGAACTTCACCGGCTACCCCGGAAGCTACGGCATGCTCACCGACCTGAGCCTCTGCGTGGGCTGCCGGAGCTGCGAGAAGGCCTGCAACGAGGCCAACGACCTGCCGGAGCCCGAGACGCCCTTCACCGACTCGTCGGTGTTCGACGAGGAGAGGAGGACCACCCCCGGGGTCTATACCGTGGTCAACCGCTACGAGACGCCCGGGGGAAAGGTTGTTTACAGAAAGATACAGTGCAACCACTGCATGGAGCCGGCCTGCGCCTCGGCCTGCCCCATTCATGCGTACACCAAAACCCCGGAGGGTCCGGTCCACTACAACGAGGACCTCTGCTTCGGCTGCCGCTACTGCATGATCGCCTGCCCCTTCTACGTGCCCACATATGATTACGAGAGCGCCCTAGAGCCGAAGGTGGAAAAGTGCATAATGTGCCTGGGCCGGATAAGGGACGGGCTCAAGCCCGCCTGCGCGGCGGCCTGCCCCATGGGGGCGGTGACCTTCGGCAGGCGCGACGACCTTCTGAAGCTGGCCCGGCAGAGAATTCTCCGGAGCCCGGATACGTACGTCGACCACATATACGGAGAAAAAGAGGCCGGCGGCCTGAACTGGCTGTACCTGTCCCCCGTTCCCTTCGAACAGGTCGGATTTCCGAAGGACGTCCCGATGCAACCTCCCATTTCCTACGCCAAGGGGTTCCTCGCGGCCGTGCCCTCGGTCTTCGTGATATGGCCGGCCTTCTTCGGGATGCTGTATGCCGCCGTCCGCCACCGTGAGAACCACGAGACGGAGAAGGAAGGGGCCGGCAGCGAGGAGGTGAGAAAATGA
- a CDS encoding cytochrome c3 family protein translates to MAKMTATVFLAAVVLLPAWLARAGQGGPPPGAIVLDSLVDRYQAVRFDHPMHVMLAGECAKCHHTHPTAASTCNGCHDVAPEQFRQTAKAAFLPCGSCHGKAGGASVEVPSLKVAYHRACFSCHRDMGVLGAPENCALTCHNRTHR, encoded by the coding sequence ATGGCGAAGATGACGGCTACAGTGTTTCTGGCGGCTGTTGTTCTCCTGCCCGCCTGGCTCGCCCGGGCCGGGCAGGGGGGACCTCCCCCCGGGGCCATCGTGCTGGACAGCCTGGTGGACAGGTATCAGGCGGTGCGGTTCGACCACCCCATGCACGTCATGTTGGCCGGCGAGTGCGCAAAGTGCCACCACACGCACCCCACGGCCGCATCCACCTGCAACGGCTGCCATGACGTTGCCCCGGAGCAGTTCAGGCAGACGGCCAAGGCGGCCTTCCTCCCCTGTGGAAGCTGCCACGGGAAGGCCGGGGGCGCGTCGGTGGAGGTCCCTTCCCTGAAGGTGGCCTACCACCGGGCTTGCTTCTCGTGTCACCGGGACATGGGCGTGCTGGGAGCCCCCGAGAACTGCGCCCTTACGTGCCACAACCGTACCCATCGGTAG